In Candidatus Cohnella colombiensis, one DNA window encodes the following:
- a CDS encoding sigma-70 family RNA polymerase sigma factor gives MVEPALIKSAQAGDRDALVTLLREVEHQVYRTAYYLLNNEQDALDAAQEALIRIYTKIHSYEEKAQFRTWVQRIVTNICIDQFRRKRPSVSIDEHEMVFESRDDVETEVLSAYAAEDIREAIGKLPDHHRTVVVLRYLQDFSYNEIADSLNLPLNTVKSYLFRARSQLQSLLHEYQKGGVRG, from the coding sequence GTGGTGGAGCCGGCTCTCATCAAGTCCGCGCAAGCGGGCGATCGGGATGCTCTCGTTACGCTACTCCGCGAAGTCGAACACCAGGTATATCGTACTGCATACTACTTGCTGAATAATGAGCAGGATGCATTGGATGCAGCACAGGAGGCACTCATTCGAATTTATACAAAGATTCATTCTTATGAGGAAAAAGCGCAATTCCGCACCTGGGTGCAGCGCATCGTAACGAATATATGTATTGATCAATTTCGACGCAAGCGACCGTCCGTATCCATTGATGAACATGAGATGGTGTTCGAATCACGGGACGACGTGGAGACCGAGGTTCTTTCAGCATACGCTGCTGAGGATATCCGCGAGGCGATTGGAAAGCTTCCTGATCATCATCGGACTGTTGTTGTTCTTCGCTATTTGCAGGACTTTTCATATAACGAAATTGCAGATTCTTTGAATTTACCACTTAATACGGTGAAATCCTATTTATTTAGAGCGCGTTCACAGCTTCAATCGTTACTACATGAATATCAGAAAGGCGGTGTCCGGGGATGA
- the holA gene encoding DNA polymerase III subunit delta, whose translation MDLKQAFREIKQGNIAPVYVCYGTEAFLMNEFVERLTESLIEPEHREMALIRFDTGDTALSVILEEAQTLPFLVPHKIIIVRDSVLFATGKPSSRVEHVPEQLLSYMDEPAESTVLLFVVPYEKLDERKKIVKTAKSKHQTIAFTPLPAEELIQWMTKRATAQGRTLDRDAAEELLKRIGTDMQAIVTELDKLCLHAGVAGLVTIDAVNELVPIAAEQNVFRLTEMLATLRTEQAITIYHDLLKQREEPIKLMALLVRQFRNMLYIKELSGQGHSPQQIAGQLGLHPYAVKLTLEQAHRFSQERLAALLSELAELDYAMKTGQVDKVFGLELFLLRTGSAGAS comes from the coding sequence ATGGACCTTAAACAAGCATTTCGTGAAATCAAGCAAGGTAACATCGCACCCGTTTATGTGTGCTATGGCACCGAAGCCTTTTTGATGAATGAGTTCGTTGAAAGGTTAACTGAATCGCTCATCGAGCCTGAACACCGGGAGATGGCACTTATTCGATTTGACACAGGAGATACAGCGCTTTCGGTAATTTTGGAAGAAGCACAGACACTCCCTTTTCTTGTACCCCATAAAATTATTATCGTTCGTGACAGTGTGCTATTCGCAACAGGAAAGCCATCAAGCCGTGTGGAACATGTACCTGAGCAATTGCTCTCCTATATGGATGAACCAGCTGAATCAACTGTTTTACTCTTTGTTGTCCCCTATGAGAAACTAGATGAACGTAAAAAAATAGTTAAGACAGCGAAGTCGAAGCATCAGACAATTGCATTCACGCCGTTACCTGCAGAAGAATTGATCCAGTGGATGACTAAGCGTGCTACAGCTCAGGGTAGGACATTGGATCGAGACGCAGCAGAGGAGCTATTGAAGCGAATCGGTACAGATATGCAAGCGATAGTGACGGAATTGGACAAGCTTTGTTTACATGCAGGGGTAGCCGGATTGGTTACGATTGATGCAGTTAATGAGCTTGTACCGATCGCAGCAGAACAGAATGTTTTTCGATTAACGGAGATGTTGGCTACGTTGCGGACGGAACAGGCAATTACGATCTATCATGATCTACTTAAGCAGCGCGAGGAGCCGATCAAGCTGATGGCACTGCTTGTACGTCAATTTCGCAATATGCTATACATAAAGGAATTAAGCGGACAAGGACATTCTCCACAACAGATCGCAGGTCAGTTGGGTCTGCACCCTTATGCTGTGAAGTTAACATTAGAGCAGGCACACAGATTCAGTCAAGAGCGTCTTGCTGCACTGCTCTCAGAGCTCGCAGAGCTTGACTACGCAATGAAGACAGGTCAAGTGGATAAAGTATTTGGTTTAGAGCTTTTTCTGTTACGTACAGGTTCAGCAGGAGCAAGTTAA
- a CDS encoding cytidine/deoxycytidylate deaminase family protein yields the protein MTSLRKDWDTYFMDIAFMVSTRSRCPRRHVGTVLVQGKKLLGTAYNGAPMGVQDCSEAGCMIVEEFTAPPDDSPSSEMIKKQRCIRTIHAEQNLLLFTDRVDREGSVVYVTDQPCWTCANMLANSGIVEIVYHRSYPKDHEKVASLMRQRGILFRQIANYNAPPDTEVQDGS from the coding sequence ATGACATCCCTACGTAAAGATTGGGATACGTATTTCATGGACATTGCTTTTATGGTATCCACTCGTTCACGCTGTCCTCGCAGACATGTGGGCACAGTGCTCGTACAGGGTAAAAAGCTGCTTGGAACAGCGTACAACGGTGCGCCCATGGGTGTGCAGGATTGCTCAGAAGCTGGATGTATGATCGTGGAGGAATTTACTGCTCCGCCTGACGATTCTCCATCTTCCGAGATGATCAAGAAACAACGTTGTATTCGTACGATCCACGCAGAGCAAAATTTGCTCCTGTTCACTGACCGTGTCGACCGTGAAGGCTCAGTCGTTTATGTAACCGATCAACCTTGCTGGACGTGTGCCAATATGCTGGCGAATAGCGGGATCGTAGAGATTGTATATCATCGTTCTTATCCGAAGGACCACGAAAAGGTAGCAAGCTTAATGAGGCAACGTGGCATCTTGTTCCGTCAAATTGCGAATTATAATGCTCCGCCGGATACCGAAGTGCAGGACGGATCATAA
- a CDS encoding homocysteine synthase, with amino-acid sequence MSNEKSYSLETLAVHAGQQLDPTTLSRAVPIYQTTSYGFRDTDHAANLFALKEFGNIYTRIMNPTSDVFEQRIAALEGGAAALSLSSGQSAITYSIMNIAGAGDEIVSAASLYGGTYNLFSHTLPKYGINVKFVDPSNPENFRAAITPKTKAIFAETIGNPRGDVLDIAAVAAIAHDNGIPLIIDSTFATPFLCRPIDHGADIVLHSATKFIGGHGTSIGGVVVDSGKFDWKASGKFPGLTQPDPSYHGVVYTEAVGPVAYIIKMRVQLLRDMGAAISPFNSFLLLQGLETLHLRMERHSSNTIAVAKFLESHPAVEWVNYAGLPSHPSYELAQQYLPNGQGAILTFGIKGGVEAGKKVINAVQLFSHLANVGDSKSLIIHPASTTHQQLEEADQAAAGVQPGMIRLSVGTEGIKDIIDDLNQALNASQQ; translated from the coding sequence ATGTCAAACGAAAAGTCGTATTCTTTAGAAACGCTTGCTGTACATGCGGGTCAACAGTTAGATCCGACGACGTTATCGAGAGCAGTTCCGATCTACCAAACGACATCTTATGGATTTCGCGACACCGATCATGCAGCGAATCTATTCGCTTTGAAGGAATTTGGAAATATCTATACTCGCATTATGAACCCAACTTCTGATGTGTTTGAACAACGTATCGCTGCACTAGAAGGCGGAGCGGCAGCACTATCTCTTTCATCTGGGCAATCTGCGATTACATACTCCATCATGAACATTGCTGGCGCAGGCGATGAAATCGTATCCGCTGCTAGTCTATATGGCGGAACATATAACCTTTTCTCACACACATTACCGAAATACGGAATTAACGTTAAATTCGTAGATCCATCGAATCCAGAAAACTTCCGCGCGGCAATTACACCAAAGACGAAGGCGATCTTCGCTGAAACGATCGGTAACCCAAGAGGGGATGTTCTTGACATTGCAGCTGTAGCGGCAATTGCACATGACAATGGGATTCCACTCATTATCGACAGCACATTCGCTACACCATTCCTATGCCGCCCGATTGATCATGGAGCAGATATTGTCCTCCACTCAGCAACGAAATTTATCGGTGGTCATGGAACTTCAATTGGTGGCGTAGTCGTTGATAGCGGTAAATTTGATTGGAAAGCAAGCGGTAAATTCCCAGGACTGACACAGCCAGATCCTAGCTATCATGGTGTTGTGTATACGGAAGCGGTTGGTCCGGTTGCTTACATTATTAAGATGCGCGTTCAGTTGTTGCGTGATATGGGTGCTGCGATTTCACCATTCAACTCGTTCTTGTTATTGCAAGGACTTGAAACCCTTCACCTGCGCATGGAACGTCATAGCAGCAACACGATTGCTGTTGCGAAATTCCTTGAAAGCCATCCAGCAGTCGAGTGGGTAAACTATGCAGGCTTGCCTAGCCATCCTTCGTATGAGCTTGCACAACAATACTTGCCTAATGGTCAAGGTGCAATTCTTACGTTCGGCATTAAGGGTGGGGTTGAAGCAGGTAAAAAAGTAATCAATGCGGTGCAATTGTTCTCGCATCTTGCGAATGTCGGTGATTCTAAGTCGCTAATCATTCATCCTGCTAGCACGACGCACCAACAATTGGAAGAAGCAGATCAAGCTGCAGCAGGAGTTCAACCAGGAATGATCCGACTGTCTGTCGGTACAGAAGGAATCAAAGATATTATTGATGACTTGAATCAAGCATTAAACGCAAGTCAGCAATAA
- the rpsT gene encoding 30S ribosomal protein S20, which yields MPNIKSAIKRTKTNEARRMRNASQKSALRTAVKQADVAVVGTDVEAAKAALVVAQKKLDKAVTKGLIHKNAAARKKSRLAQKVNALSAQA from the coding sequence ATGCCAAACATCAAATCCGCCATTAAACGGACGAAAACTAACGAAGCGCGCCGTATGCGCAATGCTTCGCAAAAATCTGCTCTTCGTACAGCTGTTAAGCAAGCTGACGTTGCAGTAGTTGGTACAGACGTTGAAGCTGCTAAAGCAGCACTGGTTGTGGCTCAGAAGAAACTGGACAAAGCGGTAACTAAAGGCCTCATTCACAAAAATGCAGCTGCCCGCAAAAAATCCCGTCTAGCCCAAAAAGTTAACGCATTGTCCGCACAAGCTTAA
- a CDS encoding zf-HC2 domain-containing protein, whose amino-acid sequence MNCQEVIELMQRYVDRDLDENETESMMRHIGDCPDCAAMLQRLKMLSSQLEQLPQVMPKFSLVDAILPALEKLEPTATIRGEQLVRTRSRRLNRWSVGKVSGVVALGLALVFLMITQLKGVSFSSQSKHSSDASALRIEASAADSDSASQGNNDTKSEEGSSLLNDQYGSSALQKVSSDTDEEKATVDDQTTEKQLTGSIPSSVEPRANVPSAQPSSSPEEPKFTSSEDQVTVTGKSDGSNEKSSEQAVPQLGAPEMGNGIMALDSRSADATQFAYSPNGLWQAIVEHGTAVVQIYNAMDGSLLFQSDHRNGMIQELTWNEESTAVTYIWTNDAGVSKTLTFELASNKETER is encoded by the coding sequence ATGAATTGCCAAGAGGTGATCGAGCTCATGCAACGATATGTTGACAGAGATTTAGACGAAAATGAAACAGAGAGCATGATGAGACATATTGGGGATTGCCCGGATTGTGCCGCTATGCTACAACGATTGAAGATGTTATCTAGCCAACTTGAGCAGTTGCCACAAGTCATGCCTAAATTTAGCTTGGTGGATGCAATTCTCCCAGCACTCGAGAAGCTTGAACCTACCGCGACGATTCGCGGAGAACAACTCGTACGAACACGTTCAAGAAGACTGAATCGTTGGTCGGTGGGCAAAGTATCTGGTGTTGTTGCGCTAGGACTGGCTTTAGTATTCCTGATGATTACACAGCTTAAGGGAGTGTCTTTCTCTTCTCAAAGTAAGCATAGTAGCGACGCTTCAGCTCTTCGCATCGAAGCAAGCGCTGCTGATTCTGATAGCGCGAGTCAAGGGAACAATGATACGAAGAGTGAAGAAGGATCAAGCTTGTTGAACGATCAATATGGTTCAAGTGCTTTACAAAAGGTATCATCCGATACCGACGAAGAAAAAGCGACTGTCGATGATCAGACAACGGAAAAGCAATTGACGGGTAGTATTCCTTCTTCCGTTGAACCAAGAGCAAATGTGCCTTCAGCACAACCAAGTTCATCACCTGAGGAGCCGAAGTTTACTTCGAGTGAGGATCAAGTGACAGTTACAGGTAAGTCGGACGGCTCGAATGAAAAAAGTTCGGAGCAAGCAGTACCGCAGTTGGGAGCCCCAGAGATGGGGAATGGTATTATGGCGTTAGATTCACGTAGTGCCGACGCAACTCAATTTGCTTATTCACCGAATGGGCTGTGGCAAGCGATTGTCGAACATGGGACAGCGGTTGTGCAAATTTATAATGCGATGGATGGTAGTCTGCTCTTTCAATCGGACCATCGTAATGGAATGATTCAGGAGCTCACATGGAATGAGGAAAGTACAGCCGTAACCTACATTTGGACGAATGATGCAGGGGTATCTAAGACACTTACATTCGAGCTCGCATCAAATAAAGAAACAGAACGTTAA
- the gpr gene encoding GPR endopeptidase: protein MDQELAMYNIRTDLAVEAQELARSSGEQIPGVWSQEETNNGITVTRMHIQTDDGARKIGKMIGHYVTLDVPELRKGDTELQDQVATVVAKEFEAFLQRVGISASSSVLIVGLGNWSVTPDALGPLVVDNVMVTRQFFELMPDQVSPGYRPVSAVAPGVLGTTGIESSDIVQGIVDRSKPDLVIAIDALAARSLERVNTTIQIADTGIHPGSGIGNKRKGLTEQILGVPCIAIGVPTVVYASTIVNNTMELVFEHMKQHTAKSESLFGVFGTMQENERLQLVKEVLQPIGHDLLVTPKEVDKFMEDIANIIASGLNAALHEAVDTDNVAAYTH from the coding sequence ATGGATCAAGAATTAGCGATGTATAATATTCGTACTGACTTAGCGGTAGAAGCGCAGGAGCTTGCCCGTTCATCAGGTGAACAGATTCCAGGCGTTTGGTCGCAGGAGGAAACGAATAATGGCATAACGGTTACGAGAATGCACATTCAGACAGATGACGGGGCACGTAAGATTGGGAAAATGATAGGACATTACGTGACTTTGGACGTACCAGAGCTACGTAAAGGGGATACTGAGTTACAGGATCAAGTGGCAACTGTTGTAGCAAAGGAATTTGAAGCTTTTTTGCAACGTGTTGGAATTAGTGCTTCGAGCAGTGTGTTAATCGTCGGACTGGGAAATTGGAGTGTCACTCCGGATGCATTGGGTCCGTTAGTCGTTGATAATGTGATGGTGACGCGTCAATTTTTTGAGCTGATGCCTGACCAAGTGAGTCCGGGATATCGTCCTGTCAGCGCGGTCGCTCCTGGGGTGTTAGGGACAACGGGAATTGAGTCAAGCGACATTGTACAAGGGATTGTGGATAGGTCCAAACCAGATCTCGTTATCGCAATTGACGCATTGGCTGCAAGAAGCTTGGAAAGAGTCAATACGACGATACAAATTGCAGATACGGGCATCCACCCGGGATCGGGAATTGGTAATAAAAGAAAGGGTTTGACAGAACAAATTCTTGGAGTGCCTTGTATTGCAATTGGAGTTCCAACCGTCGTATATGCTTCTACGATCGTAAACAACACAATGGAGCTCGTATTCGAGCATATGAAGCAGCACACAGCGAAAAGCGAGTCGTTATTCGGTGTGTTTGGGACAATGCAGGAAAATGAGCGTCTTCAATTGGTGAAGGAGGTGCTTCAACCGATTGGGCATGATTTATTAGTGACTCCGAAGGAAGTAGATAAGTTTATGGAAGACATCGCGAATATAATCGCCAGTGGACTTAATGCAGCTTTGCACGAAGCAGTAGATACTGACAACGTTGCAGCTTACACTCACTAA
- a CDS encoding DNA internalization-related competence protein ComEC/Rec2 produces MNRRPIVAIACSFIVGSALQSLWHGNLIGLVLAGLVLILLGIGICGYAGWKLVFICILVLMIGSGERRWVEQRSTSEIERMKIEQGSTVILQGFVANIVEVDGDLASFRFKVIEIQQLGRGESQSLSETIIIRIKLTMQQEQQVAAAWLRGDQLQITGTIERPGAAGNFDAFDYRAYLRKEGVHWQLSAKGTVSVNRIDGAIPWMIKPLRMIDGWRTHISDLMDRLYSKEDSGYMKGLVAGIRADLDPQQYDAFARLGLTHILAISGLHVGVIVYLLLQLGTLLRLTKERTIDITIMMMPVYMVGTGASPSAVRACLMAMLALWLARRSALRDGLHLLAAAAIIMLVWDPRLVEDISFQLSFIVTTGLLLFAPLVTASLPIPRRTLKLSLSIAITAQLVSFPLTAFYFHSVHLLSLLANLVFVPFISFLILPLGMASVLLGAMWLPLGMILAKVTTWGNRVTFYLVDQMTEITSLRTIWPRSNWLWVIVGFMLMGCVAILLKIRLMRKKEQQWWMEQTGESSVSQNSILPYTIHKIRVIKGMSVGLVILISLWLLWGIRPVLLDATAKVMFLDVGQGDSILIRSGEGHHLLIDAGGTVNFRKQGEEWKERSDPYEVGRKLIVPLLLDRGVRELDAFIITHLDADHMGGAKAIIENIPVRTIFFNGTLKNSSAVIELFELARAKGIPCYAVHAGMDWTIDESMTLRALYPMQEDVVMIQPNGTLPLSNEQNKFSIVMLATIYGRTFLLSGDVEAQGESEVIAGSSQNIISFPIDVLKVGHHGSKTSTTEGWLVKWHPAEAVISVGRNNLYGHPHPTVMERLNDYGVAVYRTDLNGEVQYRITSDGSMERRTKRLVETLYLD; encoded by the coding sequence ATGAATCGAAGACCGATCGTGGCGATTGCATGTTCTTTTATCGTTGGCAGTGCGTTACAGTCGCTATGGCACGGTAACCTCATCGGACTCGTTCTGGCTGGGCTAGTGCTTATCTTGTTGGGGATCGGTATATGTGGATATGCAGGCTGGAAGCTGGTTTTTATATGCATATTGGTATTAATGATAGGTTCTGGCGAGCGGAGGTGGGTGGAGCAACGAAGCACCTCGGAGATCGAACGGATGAAAATAGAACAAGGATCTACTGTCATTCTGCAAGGTTTCGTTGCAAACATAGTGGAGGTGGATGGAGACTTAGCGAGCTTCCGATTCAAGGTGATTGAAATACAACAGCTTGGTCGTGGCGAGTCCCAGTCCTTAAGCGAAACGATCATTATTCGAATTAAGCTAACTATGCAACAAGAACAACAAGTTGCAGCAGCTTGGCTAAGAGGAGATCAACTGCAAATTACAGGCACGATAGAGCGGCCGGGTGCTGCGGGAAATTTCGATGCATTTGACTATCGGGCTTATCTTCGTAAAGAAGGTGTGCATTGGCAATTAAGTGCGAAAGGAACTGTATCTGTCAACCGTATTGATGGCGCTATCCCATGGATGATTAAGCCACTTCGAATGATTGACGGATGGCGAACTCATATTAGTGATTTAATGGATCGTCTCTACTCGAAGGAAGACTCAGGGTATATGAAAGGATTAGTCGCAGGTATTCGCGCCGATCTCGATCCCCAGCAATATGATGCTTTTGCTCGCTTAGGTCTGACACATATATTGGCCATATCCGGATTGCATGTTGGAGTCATTGTGTACCTTCTGCTTCAGTTAGGTACTTTACTTCGACTGACCAAAGAAAGAACGATCGACATCACCATCATGATGATGCCTGTATATATGGTTGGAACTGGAGCATCGCCGTCAGCTGTTCGGGCATGCCTGATGGCGATGCTAGCACTCTGGCTAGCTCGCCGAAGCGCTTTGAGGGACGGGCTACATTTGCTAGCGGCGGCGGCCATTATTATGTTGGTTTGGGATCCGCGTCTTGTCGAGGATATTAGTTTTCAGCTTAGCTTCATTGTGACAACAGGGCTGCTATTGTTCGCTCCTCTCGTTACGGCTTCGTTACCGATCCCAAGGCGCACACTTAAGCTGTCGCTTTCCATTGCGATTACTGCACAACTGGTGTCTTTTCCGCTTACTGCGTTTTATTTTCACTCTGTGCATCTACTTTCGCTACTCGCGAACCTCGTGTTTGTCCCGTTTATCAGCTTCCTTATATTACCGCTTGGGATGGCGTCTGTCCTGCTAGGAGCGATGTGGCTTCCGTTAGGCATGATTTTGGCGAAAGTCACGACATGGGGCAATCGGGTAACGTTCTATCTCGTTGACCAGATGACGGAGATAACCAGTTTACGAACAATTTGGCCCCGTAGTAATTGGTTGTGGGTCATTGTTGGATTTATGCTCATGGGTTGTGTAGCGATATTATTAAAGATTAGGCTTATGCGAAAAAAAGAGCAACAGTGGTGGATGGAACAGACAGGTGAGAGTAGCGTATCTCAGAACAGCATATTGCCTTACACAATACATAAAATTAGAGTTATTAAAGGGATGAGTGTAGGACTTGTTATCTTGATCTCGCTATGGCTGTTGTGGGGCATTCGACCGGTATTGCTGGACGCTACGGCTAAAGTGATGTTTCTGGATGTTGGGCAAGGAGACAGCATATTGATTCGCTCAGGTGAAGGACATCATCTCCTTATAGATGCAGGAGGAACAGTCAATTTTCGTAAGCAGGGTGAAGAATGGAAGGAAAGAAGCGATCCTTATGAGGTTGGAAGAAAATTAATCGTACCGCTATTGTTAGACCGTGGGGTGAGGGAACTAGATGCGTTTATCATTACACACTTGGATGCGGATCATATGGGCGGGGCGAAGGCGATCATCGAAAACATTCCAGTTCGCACGATTTTTTTTAATGGAACGTTAAAGAATTCATCAGCCGTTATCGAACTATTCGAATTAGCAAGAGCTAAGGGGATTCCTTGTTATGCGGTGCATGCCGGGATGGATTGGACGATAGACGAATCGATGACATTACGTGCTCTCTATCCGATGCAAGAGGATGTAGTCATGATACAGCCTAATGGTACGCTACCACTTTCGAATGAGCAAAATAAGTTCAGTATAGTAATGCTGGCCACAATTTATGGAAGAACATTTCTACTCTCTGGCGATGTTGAAGCGCAAGGAGAAAGTGAGGTGATTGCGGGATCTAGCCAGAACATCATATCCTTTCCGATTGATGTGCTTAAGGTTGGACATCACGGTAGCAAAACATCTACAACGGAGGGATGGCTGGTAAAATGGCATCCCGCTGAGGCGGTTATTTCTGTTGGCCGGAACAATCTTTACGGACATCCGCACCCTACTGTAATGGAACGGCTGAACGATTACGGTGTTGCAGTGTATCGCACCGACCTTAATGGCGAAGTGCAATATCGGATCACTTCTGATGGATCGATGGAACGCAGAACGAAACGACTGGTCGAGACCTTATATCTAGATTGA